One genomic region from Cellulomonas fengjieae encodes:
- a CDS encoding SURF1 family cytochrome oxidase biogenesis protein — MSPAARRATGLLLIGLVLAVTCTLLGRWQWNRHVWREGAIAVVETNWSADPVPLDRVLDDPADTLTDADVWRRVTVVGQYEPAGTVLLRNRPVGGTPAYHVLVPFVVSDASAGGPADTLAGTVLVVDRGWVPLGADGSADVTPPAPPTGTVTLTARLRHDEPASTRSAPAGQVQAISTSDVLAAGGVPGETLDAYLALTSEEPPVAQLPGQLPPPSTDPGSHLSYAFQWWTFALGGLVAFGIAARRELQDERAERDVEGPAAVEPAPVTVDGVELWPTRDTPRTAAPRRPAAPDVPRRRGGRDEDLEDALIDAQLGDSAPSDGR, encoded by the coding sequence ATGAGCCCTGCGGCACGACGCGCCACCGGGCTGCTCCTGATCGGCCTCGTCCTGGCGGTCACGTGCACCCTGCTGGGCCGCTGGCAGTGGAACCGGCACGTGTGGCGGGAGGGCGCCATCGCCGTGGTCGAGACCAACTGGTCGGCGGACCCGGTTCCGCTCGACCGGGTGCTCGACGACCCGGCGGACACCCTGACGGACGCCGACGTGTGGCGGCGGGTGACCGTCGTCGGGCAGTACGAGCCGGCGGGCACCGTGCTGCTGCGCAACCGCCCGGTGGGCGGCACCCCGGCGTACCACGTGCTGGTCCCGTTCGTCGTCAGCGACGCCTCCGCCGGCGGCCCGGCGGACACCCTGGCCGGCACGGTGCTCGTCGTCGACCGGGGCTGGGTCCCGCTCGGCGCGGACGGGAGCGCGGACGTCACCCCGCCGGCGCCGCCCACGGGCACGGTCACGCTCACGGCCCGCCTGCGGCACGACGAGCCCGCATCGACCCGCAGCGCTCCCGCGGGGCAGGTGCAGGCGATCTCGACCAGCGACGTCCTCGCGGCCGGGGGTGTGCCGGGTGAGACGCTCGACGCCTACCTCGCCCTGACGAGCGAGGAGCCGCCCGTCGCACAGCTCCCGGGCCAGCTCCCCCCACCGAGCACCGACCCCGGGTCCCACCTGTCGTACGCGTTCCAGTGGTGGACGTTCGCCCTCGGTGGCCTCGTCGCGTTCGGCATCGCCGCGCGGCGTGAGCTGCAGGACGAGCGCGCGGAGCGGGACGTCGAGGGCCCCGCCGCGGTCGAGCCGGCGCCCGTCACGGTCGACGGCGTCGAGCTCTGGCCGACCCGGGACACGCCGCGCACCGCGGCCCCGCGCCGGCCCGCCGCGCCCGACGTCCCCCGCCGCCGCGGGGGACGCGACGAGGACCTCGAGGACGCGCTCATCGACGCGCAGCTGGGCGACTCGGCGCCGAGCGACGGACGCTAA
- a CDS encoding DUF3099 domain-containing protein, with translation MSSIRRRPGSPEQIPSITAAREPLADDMARRQKRYLVQMGIRVVCFAVAVVSWGRIPMWASLLLIVAAVVLPYSAVLFANAGRERRDSDGSFMSPREVGGDGGPHGLGPSDRPEGPA, from the coding sequence GTGAGCAGCATCCGTCGGCGACCGGGTTCCCCGGAGCAGATCCCGAGCATCACCGCTGCGAGGGAGCCGCTGGCCGACGACATGGCACGCCGGCAGAAGCGGTACCTCGTGCAGATGGGCATCCGGGTCGTCTGCTTCGCCGTCGCGGTGGTCTCCTGGGGACGCATCCCGATGTGGGCGTCCCTGCTGCTCATCGTCGCCGCCGTCGTGCTGCCCTACTCCGCCGTGCTGTTCGCCAACGCCGGCCGCGAGCGCCGCGACTCCGACGGCTCGTTCATGAGCCCTCGTGAGGTCGGCGGCGACGGCGGCCCGCACGGGCTCGGCCCGTCCGACCGCCCGGAGGGCCCCGCGTGA
- the fabG gene encoding 3-oxoacyl-ACP reductase FabG, whose protein sequence is MPETSDNTAAQPTARSVLVTGANRGIGRAIAERFVANGDRVATIYRTGDLPAGVLGVVGDVRDSASVDAAFAQIEAAHGPVEVLVANAGVTRDQLLMRMTDEEFAEVLDVNLTGAFRCARRASKGMIRLRRGRIIFISSVVGLYGSAGQVNYAASKSGLVGMARSITRELGGRAITANVVAPGFIDTDMTRALPDDTQKSYRDAIPLGRFATPDEVAGVVEFVASDAAGYISGAVIPVDGGLGMGH, encoded by the coding sequence GTGCCTGAGACTTCCGACAACACAGCCGCCCAGCCGACCGCCCGCAGCGTGCTGGTGACCGGTGCCAACCGGGGCATCGGGCGGGCCATCGCCGAGCGCTTCGTGGCCAACGGCGACCGGGTCGCCACGATCTACCGCACGGGGGACCTGCCCGCCGGCGTCCTCGGGGTGGTGGGCGACGTGCGGGACAGCGCCTCCGTGGATGCGGCGTTCGCGCAGATCGAGGCCGCGCACGGCCCGGTCGAGGTGCTCGTCGCGAACGCGGGCGTCACGCGCGACCAGCTGCTCATGCGGATGACCGACGAGGAGTTCGCCGAGGTCCTGGACGTCAACCTCACCGGGGCGTTCCGCTGCGCACGTCGCGCCAGCAAGGGGATGATCCGGCTGCGCCGCGGACGCATCATCTTCATCTCGTCGGTGGTCGGCCTGTACGGGTCGGCCGGGCAGGTCAACTACGCCGCCTCGAAGTCGGGGCTCGTCGGCATGGCCCGCTCGATCACGCGCGAGCTCGGCGGTCGCGCGATCACCGCGAACGTCGTCGCTCCCGGGTTCATCGACACCGACATGACCCGGGCGCTGCCCGACGACACGCAGAAGTCGTACCGCGACGCCATCCCGCTCGGCCGGTTCGCGACCCCCGACGAGGTGGCCGGCGTCGTGGAGTTCGTCGCCTCCGACGCGGCAGGCTACATCTCCGGGGCGGTCATCCCCGTCGACGGTGGCCTCGGCATGGGCCACTGA
- the fabI gene encoding enoyl-ACP reductase FabI codes for MGLLDGKKLLVTGVLTDGSIAFHVARLAQQEGAQVLLTSFGRQFRLTQAIARRLPQEAQVLQLDVTDTDDLAALADRVREAGFDSLDGVVHSIGFAPQSVMGGNFLAGEWDDVATALQVSAYSLKSLAVATQPLLGSGSSIVGLTFDARYAWPVYDWMGVAKAAFESTSRYLARDLGPHGIRVNLVSAGPVRTTAAKSIPGFEAMEGGWPERAPLGWDALDPEPTARAVAALLSDWFPATTGEIVHVDGGYHAMGL; via the coding sequence ATGGGTCTGCTCGACGGCAAGAAGCTCCTGGTCACCGGCGTCCTGACGGACGGCTCGATCGCCTTCCACGTGGCGCGGCTCGCGCAGCAGGAGGGGGCGCAGGTGCTGCTCACCTCCTTCGGTCGGCAGTTCCGCCTGACGCAGGCGATCGCGCGACGACTGCCGCAGGAGGCGCAGGTCCTCCAGCTCGACGTCACGGACACCGACGACCTCGCGGCCCTCGCCGACCGCGTGCGGGAGGCCGGCTTCGACTCGCTCGACGGCGTCGTGCACTCCATCGGGTTCGCGCCGCAGTCGGTGATGGGCGGCAACTTCCTGGCCGGCGAGTGGGACGACGTGGCGACGGCGCTCCAGGTGAGCGCGTACTCGCTCAAGTCGCTCGCGGTCGCCACCCAGCCGCTGCTGGGCTCCGGGAGCTCGATCGTCGGCCTCACCTTCGACGCCCGCTACGCGTGGCCGGTCTACGACTGGATGGGCGTGGCCAAGGCGGCCTTCGAGTCGACATCGCGGTACCTGGCCCGTGACCTCGGGCCGCACGGCATCCGCGTGAACCTGGTCTCCGCCGGACCGGTGCGCACCACGGCCGCCAAGTCGATCCCCGGCTTCGAGGCGATGGAGGGTGGCTGGCCGGAGCGGGCGCCGCTCGGCTGGGACGCCCTCGACCCCGAGCCGACGGCCCGCGCCGTCGCAGCGCTGCTGTCGGACTGGTTCCCCGCGACCACGGGTGAGATCGTGCACGTCGACGGCGGGTACCACGCGATGGGACTGTGA
- a CDS encoding SixA phosphatase family protein: MTSETHPRQLLLLRHAKAEHPDQIPDVQRPLSLVGRRQATQVGAGLAADGLVPDLVLCSASVRTRQTWELLRASLGAEPDVRYLDELYSAGSRGLVDLVRAVPAKVRTLLVIGHEPTMSQTATLLAGPRSDPGTLARVRVGVPTASWSLLEVADWAALDDGAATLRRLTIPT; the protein is encoded by the coding sequence GTGACGTCCGAGACCCACCCCCGACAGCTCCTGCTCCTGCGCCATGCCAAGGCGGAGCACCCCGACCAGATCCCCGACGTCCAGCGGCCCCTGTCGCTCGTCGGTCGCCGGCAGGCCACGCAGGTGGGGGCAGGGCTGGCGGCGGACGGCCTCGTCCCGGACCTGGTCCTGTGCTCGGCGAGCGTCCGGACGCGCCAGACGTGGGAGCTGCTGCGGGCGTCGCTCGGCGCCGAGCCGGACGTGCGCTACCTCGACGAGCTGTACTCCGCCGGCTCGCGTGGGTTGGTCGACCTGGTCCGGGCGGTCCCGGCGAAGGTCCGCACGCTGCTGGTGATCGGTCACGAGCCGACGATGTCCCAGACGGCCACGCTGCTGGCGGGGCCGCGGTCGGACCCCGGCACGTTGGCGCGCGTCCGGGTCGGGGTGCCCACGGCCAGCTGGTCGCTGCTGGAGGTCGCCGACTGGGCAGCGCTGGACGACGGGGCGGCGACGCTGCGCAGGCTCACGATCCCCACGTGA
- a CDS encoding DUF4037 domain-containing protein, with product MTAFVPGLDLARMLYDDVRPVLEERGLAHTAALIGPGSDVLGLDDVTSTDHDWGPRLQVLLSPADHAAHAADLHEELRHRLPPAVGGWTTRAAAAGDDGTRGQDAAATGPVEHRVRILTLETLLRELLGPVDPRRAMSATDWLVVPQQRLLELTAGAVFHDDLGLTAVRTRLAFYPPDVWLYQQAAAWSAIGQDEHLAPRAGMAGDDLGSRIVTARVCRTAAQLALLQERRYAPYDKWLGTALARTGSTGALREAVSAALAAGEWRARQERLGDALVELVRRHNALGVTAHVQERTVQFHGRPFAVVDGAQVARLLAGAVTDPEVRALAARPLVGGIDVLSPSTDLAADRGRTDALRRLY from the coding sequence ATGACCGCGTTCGTGCCCGGTCTGGACCTGGCGCGGATGCTCTACGACGACGTCCGGCCGGTGCTGGAGGAGCGCGGACTGGCCCACACGGCCGCGCTAATCGGCCCCGGCTCGGACGTGCTCGGCCTCGACGACGTCACCTCGACCGACCACGACTGGGGACCGCGGCTGCAGGTCCTCCTGTCGCCGGCGGACCACGCGGCACACGCCGCCGACCTGCACGAGGAGCTCCGACACCGGCTGCCCCCGGCCGTCGGCGGCTGGACCACGCGGGCCGCGGCGGCCGGCGACGACGGGACGCGAGGCCAGGATGCTGCCGCGACCGGCCCCGTGGAGCACCGCGTCCGCATCCTGACGCTGGAGACGCTCCTGCGCGAGCTGCTCGGGCCTGTCGACCCGCGCCGGGCGATGTCCGCCACCGACTGGCTCGTCGTCCCGCAGCAGCGCCTCCTGGAGCTCACGGCCGGCGCCGTGTTCCACGACGACCTCGGCCTGACGGCGGTGCGCACGCGGCTTGCCTTCTACCCGCCTGACGTCTGGCTGTACCAGCAGGCGGCGGCGTGGTCCGCGATCGGTCAGGACGAGCACCTGGCACCCCGCGCGGGCATGGCGGGCGACGACCTGGGGTCCCGGATCGTCACCGCCCGCGTGTGCCGGACGGCCGCGCAGCTCGCGCTGCTGCAGGAGCGGCGGTACGCGCCGTACGACAAGTGGCTGGGCACGGCGCTCGCGCGGACCGGATCGACCGGTGCCCTGCGGGAGGCCGTGTCCGCGGCCCTCGCGGCCGGTGAGTGGCGGGCCCGGCAGGAGCGGCTGGGTGACGCGCTCGTCGAGCTCGTCCGCCGGCACAACGCGCTCGGCGTCACCGCGCACGTGCAGGAGCGGACCGTGCAGTTCCACGGTAGGCCGTTCGCCGTGGTGGACGGGGCGCAGGTGGCCCGGCTGCTGGCGGGGGCCGTGACGGATCCTGAGGTGCGCGCGCTGGCCGCTCGGCCGCTCGTGGGCGGCATCGACGTGCTCAGCCCCAGCACCGACCTGGCGGCCGACCGCGGACGCACCGACGCGCTACGCCGGTTGTACTGA
- the serB gene encoding phosphoserine phosphatase SerB — protein MSQPQPHLLVMDVDSTLITGEVVEMLAAHAGSEALVTQITQRAMRGEIDFAASLHERVATLAGLPQSVLTDVLAEVELSPGARELVAEMHAREWPVGLVSGGFIEIVTPLAAPLGITLTRANALEIVDGRLTGRVSGPVIDRAAKEVVLREYAASLGIPMERTIAIGDGANDVDMVTAAGFGIAYNAKPMLCAAADAVVRDRLDAVLELPVFAP, from the coding sequence GTGAGCCAGCCGCAGCCCCACCTCCTCGTCATGGACGTCGACTCGACGCTCATCACCGGCGAGGTCGTCGAGATGCTCGCGGCGCACGCGGGCTCCGAGGCGCTCGTCACGCAGATCACCCAGCGGGCCATGCGCGGCGAGATCGACTTCGCCGCGTCGCTGCACGAGCGGGTGGCGACGCTCGCCGGTCTGCCGCAGTCGGTGCTGACCGACGTGCTGGCCGAGGTCGAGCTCTCCCCCGGCGCACGTGAGCTCGTCGCGGAGATGCACGCGCGGGAATGGCCCGTCGGGCTGGTCTCGGGCGGTTTCATCGAGATCGTCACCCCGCTGGCCGCGCCGCTCGGCATCACGCTGACCAGGGCCAACGCGTTGGAGATCGTCGACGGCCGCCTCACCGGCCGGGTCAGCGGACCGGTCATCGACCGGGCGGCCAAGGAAGTGGTCCTGCGCGAGTACGCCGCCTCCCTCGGGATCCCGATGGAGCGCACCATCGCGATCGGCGACGGCGCCAACGACGTCGACATGGTGACGGCGGCGGGCTTCGGGATCGCCTACAACGCCAAGCCGATGCTCTGCGCGGCGGCCGACGCGGTCGTGCGGGACCGCCTGGACGCCGTCCTCGAGCTGCCCGTCTTCGCCCCATGA
- the glgC gene encoding glucose-1-phosphate adenylyltransferase — protein sequence MAAPRVLAIVLAGGEGKRLMPLTAHRAKPAVPFGGLYRLIDFALSNVINSHYLHVIVLTQYKSHSLDRHVSKTWRMSSLLGNYVAAVPAQQRVGKHWYLGSADAIYQCLNIIEDERPDIVVVVGADHVYRMDFSQMVDAHIASGAEFTVAAIRQPIEEADQFGVIEVDPTDPTRIKAFLEKPTDPVGLADSPGEILASMGNYVANADALVAAVTADAENVNSRHDMGGDIAPYFVERGTAGVYDFLRNDVPGSTPRDRDYWRDVGTIDAFYEANIDLISIEPVFNLYNDEWPLLTGYTGLAPAKFVHAGAGRLGHAADSIVSPGVLVSGATVSGSVLSPGVRLHSWAQVTDSVLMDDVHVSRYAQVHRAIIDKNVVVPERVRIGLDHDHDRARGFTVTESGITVVPKGTIVTD from the coding sequence ATGGCAGCGCCGCGCGTCCTCGCTATCGTCCTCGCAGGTGGGGAGGGCAAGAGACTCATGCCCCTCACCGCTCACCGCGCCAAGCCGGCGGTGCCGTTCGGGGGGTTGTACCGGCTCATCGACTTCGCCCTGTCGAACGTCATCAACTCCCACTACCTGCACGTCATCGTGCTCACGCAGTACAAGTCGCACAGCCTGGACCGGCACGTGTCCAAGACGTGGCGCATGTCGTCACTGCTGGGCAACTACGTGGCAGCCGTCCCGGCGCAGCAGCGCGTGGGCAAGCACTGGTACCTGGGCAGCGCCGACGCGATCTACCAGTGCCTGAACATCATCGAGGACGAGCGCCCGGACATCGTGGTCGTGGTCGGCGCCGACCACGTGTACCGCATGGACTTCTCCCAGATGGTCGACGCACACATCGCCTCGGGCGCGGAGTTCACGGTCGCCGCCATCCGGCAGCCGATCGAGGAGGCCGACCAGTTCGGCGTCATCGAGGTCGACCCGACGGACCCCACGCGCATCAAGGCGTTCCTCGAGAAGCCGACCGACCCGGTCGGGCTGGCCGACTCCCCCGGCGAGATCCTCGCGTCCATGGGCAACTACGTCGCCAATGCGGACGCCCTCGTCGCGGCGGTGACGGCCGACGCCGAGAACGTCAACTCGCGCCACGACATGGGCGGCGACATCGCCCCCTACTTCGTCGAGCGCGGCACCGCCGGTGTCTACGACTTCCTGCGCAACGACGTGCCGGGCTCGACGCCACGGGACCGCGACTACTGGCGTGACGTCGGGACCATCGACGCGTTCTACGAGGCGAACATCGACCTGATCTCGATCGAGCCGGTGTTCAACCTGTACAACGACGAGTGGCCGCTGCTCACCGGCTACACCGGGCTGGCGCCGGCCAAGTTCGTGCACGCCGGCGCCGGTCGGCTCGGGCACGCCGCCGACTCGATCGTGTCTCCGGGCGTCCTCGTCTCCGGCGCCACCGTGTCGGGGTCGGTGCTCTCGCCGGGCGTCCGGCTGCACTCGTGGGCCCAGGTCACCGACTCGGTGCTCATGGACGACGTCCACGTGAGCCGGTACGCCCAGGTGCACCGGGCGATCATCGACAAGAACGTCGTCGTCCCCGAGCGCGTCCGCATCGGGCTGGACCACGACCACGACCGCGCCCGCGGCTTCACCGTCACCGAGTCGGGCATCACCGTGGTGCCCAAGGGGACGATCGTCACGGACTGA
- the glgA gene encoding glycogen synthase, translated as MRVDLLTREYPPHVYGGAGVHVAGLTRVLERTIDVRVHCFDGPRQDPGVTGYTVPTELAGANAALQTFGIDLEMADAVGQVGPDGVASDLVHSHTWYANLGGHLAGLLHGIPHVVSAHSLEPLRPWKAEQLGGGYALSSWAEKTAYEGAAAVIAVSGGMREDILRAYPSIDPGLVKVVHNGIDLERWQRPTSPEAVAAAEATVRRLGIDPSRPAVVFVGRITRQKGLPYFLRAAELLPPDVQVVLCAGAPDTPQIMTEVTGLVDLLRARRSGVVWIEQMLPRDELIAVLMHGTVFACPSIYEPLGIVNLEAMAVGLPVVGTATGGIPEVIDDGVTGRLVPIEQLQDGTGTPVDPDRFVHDLADALTDVVEHPERTAQWGVASRRRVEDHFAWEAIAERTIEVYRAALA; from the coding sequence GTGCGTGTCGACCTGCTGACCCGGGAGTACCCGCCGCACGTCTACGGCGGCGCCGGAGTCCACGTCGCTGGGCTCACCCGGGTCCTGGAGCGGACGATCGACGTACGCGTCCACTGCTTCGACGGACCGCGGCAGGACCCGGGCGTCACGGGGTACACCGTCCCCACCGAGCTCGCCGGTGCGAACGCCGCGCTGCAGACGTTCGGCATCGACCTGGAGATGGCCGACGCGGTCGGCCAGGTCGGTCCCGACGGCGTCGCCTCGGACCTGGTCCACTCGCACACCTGGTACGCCAACCTGGGCGGGCACCTGGCGGGCCTGCTGCACGGGATCCCGCACGTGGTCAGCGCGCACAGCCTGGAGCCGCTGCGTCCGTGGAAGGCCGAGCAGCTCGGCGGGGGCTACGCGCTGTCCAGCTGGGCGGAGAAGACTGCGTACGAGGGCGCTGCCGCCGTCATCGCGGTGAGCGGCGGCATGCGCGAGGACATCCTGCGCGCCTACCCGAGCATCGACCCGGGGCTGGTCAAGGTCGTGCACAACGGGATCGACCTCGAGCGCTGGCAGCGCCCCACCAGCCCGGAGGCGGTGGCGGCGGCGGAGGCCACCGTGCGCAGGCTCGGCATCGACCCGTCGCGACCCGCCGTGGTCTTCGTCGGCCGCATCACGCGGCAGAAGGGCCTGCCGTACTTCCTGCGTGCCGCGGAGCTCCTGCCGCCCGACGTCCAGGTGGTCCTCTGCGCCGGGGCGCCCGACACGCCGCAGATCATGACGGAGGTGACCGGGCTCGTCGATCTCCTGCGGGCCAGGCGGTCCGGGGTGGTCTGGATCGAGCAGATGCTGCCGCGCGACGAGCTGATCGCCGTCCTCATGCACGGCACGGTCTTCGCCTGCCCGTCGATCTACGAGCCGCTCGGCATCGTGAACCTCGAGGCGATGGCCGTGGGTCTGCCGGTAGTCGGTACGGCCACCGGCGGGATCCCGGAGGTCATCGACGACGGTGTCACGGGGCGGCTGGTGCCGATCGAGCAGCTGCAGGACGGCACCGGCACCCCGGTCGACCCCGACCGGTTCGTGCACGACCTGGCGGACGCATTGACCGACGTGGTCGAGCACCCCGAGCGGACGGCGCAGTGGGGCGTGGCGTCGCGTCGACGGGTCGAGGACCACTTCGCCTGGGAGGCGATTGCCGAGCGGACCATCGAGGTGTACCGGGCGGCTCTGGCCTGA